The DNA window TCGACCCTCCACGGGTGATCATGGATGCGATGAAGTATCGACTGGCCTCCCACGCGGCCAACGCATCTTTGGATGCGACATCGGTCGTGACATCACTTCCCGACAGCAGGCCGACCAGCTCCGCGGCGTCGCTGACTAGCTGTCGAAACGATGGAGAGTAGTGAATTAGGTTAGTGGACATTCGTTTTCGACCGCCCTGGTTATCTAGCATCACCCCCACCACGTCACCCGCTGGCGTGGTCCCAGCCACATCGGATCTCCAGTCTTAGTTCGAAAAGCAGCGTGGAATCCGTTGTTATTGCGGAGCGCCCAGTTGCATCGTTCACGCGCGGGCGGATGCGAATCGCCGGTCGAGGTGACAAAGTCTGTCGTAGCACGCATGGTCCATGCCCATGCGACGAAGAATTCCTGCATTGCCGCGCAACCGGACGCCGAGATGTCGCCTTGGCTACGGTGGGCGAATTCGCGTCGGAACGCATGCTCGGCGACAGCCAGCCCGATTGAGTCACAAATAGTTTCGTTCAAGACGTGATAGGGGGCGATCTCAGCGGCCCGTATCGATGATGGCTCGTAGATTTTCTTGGAACACTGCGCGATCAAGCGCTGTGCCTTCGATCGCAAAACCGTTAGGTCGGCTTCTGCCCATGCAACCGCCCCGCTGCTAGAACTGGAGCTCCATGTGGCGAGGTCTATGCCGTGTGCGATCTCGTGACCGATGACCACTCCTAGAGACGCATACTTTCTGGCGTCGGACCAGCGGATGTCAAAGAAGGGTGGCTCAAGCAGTCCCAACCCGAGCGAGAGCCTGTTCGTCGGGTGATCGTATAGTCCATTGGCGCTATAGGGTTCGCTCAGCGTGAGGACGGTATCGCGCCCAAATCCGATGCGGCTCAACTCTCGTCGCCAGTTCATCTCGGAGACTGCGCGTAGATTACCGAGTAGGTCGTTGCTGCTTAGTGGAATGTCATACCCCGTGGAATCGTAGGTGAAACTACCTATGCCGACCGTCATCTCGGTGACCCGGTCGGTCGCGTAGCGGCGACCTTGCGTTGTACACCATCGCGACATCGCTATTAGATCGCGTAATACGTCCTTCAGTCGGGCGGCCATCAGGTTAGCCTCGGCAATCGCCCGTCCCGACCCGAACTTTGCGCTATATCGGTGCGCCAAGTTCGGACTGAAGGCACGTTCAATCAGTTGCCGCGCTCCGACAGTTCCGCCGGCAGAAAGCGCCGCCGATCTTGCGCCCACGACACGGACTCTCAGCCACGACGCCAGCTCGGCGAGGTCTCGCCCCGCCATGAAACAAGCAACCGCTCTAACGACGATGGGCTCGGCGACGACGACTTCCTGGCATGTATCGGGCACGCCGAGCGTCATCAACCATTCGGCCCAAGGAAATCCGGGATATTCCGCGGGCAATAAGGCAGTGGGTGTTGTTCGCGCCAGCGGCGCATGTCGGCCGCTGTCTCGCAGCGCATTGACAATCGTGCAAGCCAGTCCCGAGTCGAACTCCTCGGCTCGCTCGCACTCGATTTCCGTCAGACCGCTCTGCCTGACCGCTGCACGTAGCTTCTCCAACGGATTTCGGTGGGACGGCTCCCTCACCTTGACCTTAGGCGTCCATGCACCTGACCGTGGTGAGTATGAGACCGTCAATTCGATTGGCGAAGGGATACCCAAGCGCTGCAGGGTGGCGAGCGCCTCACCAGGACGCTCGGACCGACTGATCCTTTGGCACGCATCAAGTTCTGGCCCAAGCGCTTCGGTGGTTACCAGTAGGGATGGATGATCTCCCGCGGCGAGATAACTGTCGCGCAGAAGGCGCACTGGGCTCTCGCTGGGTTCGGTGTTGACGAGGGCATCTAGACGTAGTTCGGCTAGGCTGCGCGCGCGGCGAAAAGGTCCTTCGAGTCCGTTGCTGTCGGTCGTATGGTTTGCCAGCCAGCCACCGTTGACATGTGTGTAGAAGTCCTCAATCGGAGCGGTTGTGGGATCGATAGACGCACTCATCTCGTCGTGGTCGCTGCACCCGTTAACGATCGACACGTCTGATCTCCGCCGAAAGGTGTTGGGCGATTTGGGCGTACGCGTCTCGGCGATAGTGAAACCCGGTAGGGTCGTCGACGGCAGCTAGGTGGGCCGTACTGGTGACGATGGCGGCCACATCGACCAATGTGACATTTGCAGATTCTGCGGCAAATACGGCTACTGCCCTATTGAGTTCTTGGTTTCGCCAGTATTGCCTCTCGCCCCATTCGTATTTGGTGGGCCTGTCGAGCTCTGCGGCGTTTAGGAGGACGAGCTGTGTGTGGTTGGGCATTGCCGCGGCGAGCAGGCGCAGACGGTCGACAAGTTCACTTGCCTTCAGGGGAGGGCAGAATTCCAGCTGTTTGACTACTTCGTCGCGTGTCAGGTTCGGACCAACCCAATGTCCCCATTCGTCGTCGGTAAGGCTGTCATCGATGCGTTTGTAGCAAGGAACTCGGACGGCGTTCGCGTCGCCGCGGCATCGCACGGTCATGCAGCAGTAGTCGACCCACAGGCTTAGGACGACGAAGTCATGGGCACCCCAGTCGTTTACTGCAGAGACATCCCCGATCCAGGGCAACTCGGTAGAACTGACAGCTAAATCTGCAGGGGATAGCAAGATTTGAGCTGCCAATGCTGAAACCCCACTGTGTCCGTACTGCTGTACGCCTTCGACTTCAACTAATCCGCGGACCGCAATCGAGAACTGCGTCTCGTCCATGAGTGCTGCGACGATGTCGAGGTCGCATCCGCCGATGAGCAGTACAGACGGCCGGGAGGCGTCGATCGGCCGACTTGCCGGCGGTATGGCTTGTTCAGTCACCCAATCGATCTCGACGCCGAAGTCGATCAAGGCAGGATGTTGAACGCGGTAGCCGTGATCCTCGTCGAGGCGCGCTACGAAGTGCTCGACAATGCCCTGATTGAGGATGCGACATGACCAGAGGAAATGGTCCAGGTGCTTCGATTGGACATTAAAAGCGATAAAACCGCATAACCCGTAGGAACCGAATCGGTCGGACACCGTGATGGCGAAGCAGTCATAGTGCTCTGATGAGCTGAGCCGATGGACGTCACTCGGGCTTAGGCGGCTCTTGGTGAGGTTGAGGCGATTGCTCCGCATCGATAGCTCGGCGATCCGATCGGCGGCAGTCCTGACGTCGATGCGGTGTACGCGCGTGGCACAGCTGCGGAGGAACTCGACGTGCGCGTCCGGCGAACTAACTTGACGTCCGGCGCGCGCCTGCGCTTGCCGACGGTGTGCCAGAACGCGGTAGTGCTGCATCCTTTCTAGGCCGGCATCTTCGGTGCCCCAGGTGCGCAGGTCAGCGCGCTCAAGTTCTCCCGGATCGACGGCGATGATTCCGAACTCGGAAGCCAGTCTTGTACGGATCTTCACATCGTCGTCGACTAGCACCATGCGGTCAGGAGCGACCTGAAAGAAGTCCACGATGTCGTTCATAAGTTCGGACTTGTCTGACCACCCGATGTGGGGCACAACGGTGTATTTCTCAACACCGAGCGTTCGCATCGCCGCCAAGCCCGCCTCAGGGGAGTTGTTGGAGCAGACTGTGTTGACTATTCCGCGTTCGGCAAGCTCGACTAACAGTGACGCGCACCGGCGCGGAATCCACGCTTCGTTTGCGTCGATGGTCCCGTGCCACAGGGTTCCGTCTAGATCCCATATGACGACCTTGGGATTCAGCGCTTCAAGACCGGTCTGTTCATCTGACATTGGCCGTCCGCCGGTACGAGGCAACGACCGTGTACCTGAAGGAATCCGAATGGAGTTCGGTAACGTCATGGTAGCCAAGCCGCTCGGTATTGAAGACAACGCAATCCCCCATACGGAGCGGAAGCGCTACCACGGGCTGCTGCGCTGCGTCGCACAATCTCAGCAGTCCTCCGTTCGTGGGTAATGGCGAAGTGCCGAGCACGGCACGGTACGCAACCTCGTCACCGCCGTCGTCGGAGTGAGCGATAATGCTGTCTCCACGTCGAATACGATGTGCCTTAACCGCCGTCAAGGTGACAGCGTCGCCGAACTCGTTTCCGATCAGATTCGGCAACCTCGATGAGACGAATGCGTCGATCGGTGGGTGTGCCTTAAGGTTCACGTCGGTTCGGTCTTGATCGGGAAACGCCCCATTGCCGCGAACCCAGTTCCCGACACTCAGCTCGCCGTACGCATTGATTGCGGTCCGCCTGGACTCGTCGCTCGCCCATAACAGCCAAGGAAACATGCTTTGTGTCGCTTCTCCCCGGGCGAGGACTTCACCGGGTGTTGGCTGCGGGACTGGAGTGTCCCAGCTGCCTAGGTTGGTCTGCATCCAGTTCTGTAGCCATGTCGGTAGCGGACCGAGGATTCCGGCACACAGCTGGGCGGTGACGTCAGTTACCCAGCCGATCTCACGAAGACGAGCTTCCTCGTTGTTGGGGTTGCCGAGGCCTGCCGCTGCGGCGCGGGTGCGGACCTGCGCGGCTCGGCCGAACGAGATGAGACCGTGCAACACGTCGGACAGTGAACGCATCATGCCGGGCTTCCAGGGCACAGGCATCTTGTCGTCCGTGTCGGGAAGAACCTTGAACCCCATGATCTTGTCAGCGCTATTGATCAATCCGTGCGCTTCTTCGTGCGCCAAGCAGGCAACGAGATCGACAGGGTCGCGTTCGAACGACGAGTACACCACGAACGGGGCGGCTTCGTCTGTGCCGGCATGTGAGATGCGTCCATCACGACAAAGCGGGACGACGTCGGTGAGGTACCTGTCTAAGAGACCAGGTACGAGGAGTTCCGCTATGTCGCGGGCCGCCGTGATCTCCTCATGGGCGGGCCTCCAGTGTCCGAGCTGGTCGAGGTTGAACTGAGACATGGAGCGCGCCAAGCGGTATGTCGTCTCGTGGGCGTCGACGCGCAGCCCGCCGACCCGTGGTGGACCAGCCGGTTCGGCGTCTAAGCGTCCGTTGAGTACCTGGTATCTCGATGTGTCGAGGTCGAAGGTGCCCACTAGCGGGACGACCAGGCGTTTCGTGTCGTCTGTCGTCCCGTCGAAGTCACCGCCGGATAGGATGGCGCCGGCACACTCGAACCTCGAGAAGTCCGCGAGTAAATCGTCGAATAGCGTGGTGTCGTCGCGGGCAATCGCGTGGTGTAACCGAGTCACCCACTGGTATGCAGCCCCATAGCTGAGCACTTGGGGAGCTTCCGCCAAGACGGATTCGATCCGGGCGGCCACTAAAGGAAACGCGGTGTTTAGCGAGGCCGCAGTGCGTAGATAGGTGGAACGGATCTTTGCGCTGAGCAGGTCATAGATGCCCGTCGCCTGGGCCGGGTCAACATCCAATGGAGCAAGAGACATCCACACGGGATCGCCGTTACGCATCAGACTCTCTCCGTAAGGCCTGCAGGCGGCTGCATACGTGCGCGATGAGGCGGTCCCGCTGCTCCTGGTAACGCGGCCACGGCGCGGACGGCGTCGTCCGTGTGATCAGGAGGTCGACCGCGCGTTGAACCGAAGTGGGGCCGAGCAGCGGACGCATGCGCACCTTTGGTTGAACGCTGTCGCTGGCCCAATCCTCGCAAGCCTTCTGCAGGAGATGCTGCAGCGCCTGCTCGTGATTGCTATCGAAAGCGATTACACCACAGTAACTTTCAGAGTAGTGCTCGCGTGGCGTCTGGGTATGGACGTGTCCATCGCAACTGGAGTAGGTGACGAAGTTCCATCCGGAGACCAGTTCGACGACCAACGGGCGAATCGCAGGCTCAAGACTCAAGATGAACTCGGTGTGATGCCGCGAGAGCGACGCGCCTTGTCCCCAGGCCAGCGCTCCCTCCGGTCGAGCGCGGCCGTGCTCGTCGAGGGTTATCGAACGCGGTGTCTCATTGCGCGGATGCGCTGCATGCAGCCATGATTCAAGAAACTCAGACAGATCGCTGAGGTAGTTGAAGCCTTTCTGTGCGCGCAATACGTACATTCGGCTCACCTCACCGTTGGGCGTAGCATGCTCCCACTCCTCACAGATCAGGAACGATGCTTCCCGTGCCGCCGCGTCGAAGGCGGCTCGCTCAAGGACCAACGATGACATCACCTGTTGCGTAACCACCGTAGCGTCTGAGGTCACGGTGAACGTGTGCTGCAATCGCCGTTGGTCGACTGCCACGGTGTCCTCATGCACCAGAAGCTCGGCAGAACCGTAATCGCGTGGCTGGTCGGTCAGCTCAAACTGTTCGACTACCAGGATTCCGTAGTCGGGCATCGCGGCGCGAATACTTCTCATGGCTGCGACGAGGTCACCGACTGTCTCTTGAATGAAAAGCACGTGGGCGAGAGCGAATACGACATCAAACGAGCCGTAGGCCGCTAAGTTGGCGAAGTCATCGTTGACGACCTCAACTTGCGGGTACAACTCGCGACACATAGCGGTCAGGGCTGAGGACCTCTCCACTGCGAGCAGTCCGGCGGGGCCGAATTCGGCGATGCAGGCGGCGCACCGGCCCGAGCCTGACCCCACTTCGGCCACCCGGAGATCACTCAAACCGCCTATACGAGTGAGGGTCTCGGAGATGGCCGCGTTTACCGCGTCGTCGGCGACCGTTGCGTTGGCCGCCTTAGTGAAAAGCGCCCAGAAGTCCGGATCCTCGGAGGGACTACGCCGCGCGGCGTCTAAGCGAGACGTCGTCACGGTTGTCCGACCGGCCTTTCTCGGTCAGCCACGTTGTGCTCCGACGCTCATCCGATGCTCCTGCAGAATTGCGATCCTCTGGTCCAAGTCGGTGTTGATGTGGCGGATCAAGGACCTCATGTCCGAGCAGTAGACAGTTTGGTTCTTAAAGCCTGATTCGCTGTCGAAACGGTGCGAGATCAGACCGCCGCCGCATATGTCGACAACCTCGCAAGAACGGCACACCTGTGGCAGAGCCTCTAACCCAATCTGCCTGCACACGACGCCCGGGTGCCGCAGGACAGCATCGA is part of the Mycolicibacterium tusciae JS617 genome and encodes:
- a CDS encoding methyltransferase domain-containing protein; the protein is MTTSRLDAARRSPSEDPDFWALFTKAANATVADDAVNAAISETLTRIGGLSDLRVAEVGSGSGRCAACIAEFGPAGLLAVERSSALTAMCRELYPQVEVVNDDFANLAAYGSFDVVFALAHVLFIQETVGDLVAAMRSIRAAMPDYGILVVEQFELTDQPRDYGSAELLVHEDTVAVDQRRLQHTFTVTSDATVVTQQVMSSLVLERAAFDAAAREASFLICEEWEHATPNGEVSRMYVLRAQKGFNYLSDLSEFLESWLHAAHPRNETPRSITLDEHGRARPEGALAWGQGASLSRHHTEFILSLEPAIRPLVVELVSGWNFVTYSSCDGHVHTQTPREHYSESYCGVIAFDSNHEQALQHLLQKACEDWASDSVQPKVRMRPLLGPTSVQRAVDLLITRTTPSAPWPRYQEQRDRLIAHVCSRLQALRRESDA
- a CDS encoding M13-type metalloendopeptidase, which produces MSIVNGCSDHDEMSASIDPTTAPIEDFYTHVNGGWLANHTTDSNGLEGPFRRARSLAELRLDALVNTEPSESPVRLLRDSYLAAGDHPSLLVTTEALGPELDACQRISRSERPGEALATLQRLGIPSPIELTVSYSPRSGAWTPKVKVREPSHRNPLEKLRAAVRQSGLTEIECERAEEFDSGLACTIVNALRDSGRHAPLARTTPTALLPAEYPGFPWAEWLMTLGVPDTCQEVVVAEPIVVRAVACFMAGRDLAELASWLRVRVVGARSAALSAGGTVGARQLIERAFSPNLAHRYSAKFGSGRAIAEANLMAARLKDVLRDLIAMSRWCTTQGRRYATDRVTEMTVGIGSFTYDSTGYDIPLSSNDLLGNLRAVSEMNWRRELSRIGFGRDTVLTLSEPYSANGLYDHPTNRLSLGLGLLEPPFFDIRWSDARKYASLGVVIGHEIAHGIDLATWSSSSSSGAVAWAEADLTVLRSKAQRLIAQCSKKIYEPSSIRAAEIAPYHVLNETICDSIGLAVAEHAFRREFAHRSQGDISASGCAAMQEFFVAWAWTMRATTDFVTSTGDSHPPARERCNWALRNNNGFHAAFRTKTGDPMWLGPRQRVTWWG
- a CDS encoding aKG-HExxH-type peptide beta-hydroxylase, with translation MAARIESVLAEAPQVLSYGAAYQWVTRLHHAIARDDTTLFDDLLADFSRFECAGAILSGGDFDGTTDDTKRLVVPLVGTFDLDTSRYQVLNGRLDAEPAGPPRVGGLRVDAHETTYRLARSMSQFNLDQLGHWRPAHEEITAARDIAELLVPGLLDRYLTDVVPLCRDGRISHAGTDEAAPFVVYSSFERDPVDLVACLAHEEAHGLINSADKIMGFKVLPDTDDKMPVPWKPGMMRSLSDVLHGLISFGRAAQVRTRAAAAGLGNPNNEEARLREIGWVTDVTAQLCAGILGPLPTWLQNWMQTNLGSWDTPVPQPTPGEVLARGEATQSMFPWLLWASDESRRTAINAYGELSVGNWVRGNGAFPDQDRTDVNLKAHPPIDAFVSSRLPNLIGNEFGDAVTLTAVKAHRIRRGDSIIAHSDDGGDEVAYRAVLGTSPLPTNGGLLRLCDAAQQPVVALPLRMGDCVVFNTERLGYHDVTELHSDSFRYTVVASYRRTANVR